One Halarcobacter ebronensis genomic window carries:
- a CDS encoding phytanoyl-CoA dioxygenase family protein, translating to MQLTEEQLKKFNHDGFLIIKNFAPKELCDKILEKAKKHLEKKQAPIESEQEYMNLNENKITVRRLRQVFNREEIFKEWMTYKEIRPMLKQVLGDTPVLTLAHHNSIMTKMPFESTRTFWHQDRRYWNFENDNLVSVWLALGDEYLENGLLEFIPKTHKMNFPKDRFDEASNFLDEHEENKKLIEKRVHQNLEKGDIVLFHCQTLHHASKNKTEKPKISFVYTVKAQNNKPIKGTRSDFEEIVLD from the coding sequence ATGCAACTTACAGAAGAACAACTAAAAAAATTCAATCATGATGGCTTTTTAATAATTAAAAATTTCGCACCAAAAGAGTTATGCGATAAAATTTTAGAAAAAGCAAAAAAGCATCTAGAAAAGAAACAAGCTCCAATAGAGAGTGAACAAGAGTATATGAATTTAAATGAAAACAAAATCACTGTTAGAAGATTAAGACAAGTTTTTAACAGAGAAGAGATTTTCAAAGAGTGGATGACATATAAAGAGATTAGACCTATGCTAAAACAAGTTTTAGGTGATACTCCTGTTTTAACCCTTGCTCACCACAACTCTATTATGACAAAAATGCCTTTTGAAAGTACAAGAACATTCTGGCATCAAGATAGACGTTATTGGAATTTTGAAAACGATAATTTAGTTTCAGTCTGGCTTGCTTTAGGTGATGAATATTTAGAAAATGGACTATTGGAATTTATCCCAAAAACTCATAAAATGAACTTTCCAAAGGACAGATTTGACGAGGCTTCTAACTTTTTAGATGAACATGAAGAGAATAAAAAACTAATAGAAAAAAGAGTTCATCAAAATTTAGAAAAAGGTGATATTGTTTTATTTCATTGTCAAACTCTGCACCATGCAAGTAAAAACAAAACTGAAAAACCTAAAATCTCTTTTGTTTATACAGTAAAAGCACAAAACAACAAACCTATAAAAGGAACTAGAAGTGATTTTGAGGAAATAGTACTTGACTAA
- a CDS encoding helix-hairpin-helix domain-containing protein: MTNDLFKLLEEKTKLSRRVIENIIKLLDEGCTIPFIARYRKDLTNSATDEELRVFEEIFNYSKKMIERKEEIISLLKEKNFLNEKVLKSLEEATTLQALEDIYAPFKEKKSSRTTFAIENNLEGLANIIQSMKYSKNEVEAKAKSFLNENIKTIEEAISSAKDIIAQRYADDFKSKEIVRNLLLNWGILEIKEAKEFKKDGLYANFVGQKEKIKYIKSHRVLAILRAVNEKELSVKIDIDEDNILENIKKYKIPSSANSSKELVFEAYKDGLKRLLLPSLKREVLTTLKERASKEAIELFGKNLKELLQTAPLVNQTILGLDPGYKTGCKLAVIDKDGQYLDSAVIYPTKPKEDIEGSSKIVQDLIKKHNITAIAIGNGTASRESADFIGELIEKNSLDVKYAIVSEIGASVYSASKIASLEYPNLDVTIRGAISIASRLRDPMAALVKIDPKSLGIGQYQHDVNQKELAQKLENITIDLVNKVGVDLNSASFKLLSFISGISEKLAINIVEQREKKGKFSTKEELLKVKGIGEKAYEQSVGFLRIKDGKSIFDNTSIHPEDYEIAKKIKTFDIKNPNTSTFEELSSKLDISNIKAKDIITELNNPGYDVRVEFNQVTFSSSITKLEDLKEGDILSGIVRNITDFGAFVDIGLKNDALLHISQISDKRVSHPSEVLSINQNLESIKVIGVDLEKQRISLSLKN, from the coding sequence TTGACTAATGACCTTTTTAAACTACTAGAAGAGAAAACAAAGCTATCAAGAAGAGTTATTGAAAATATCATAAAACTTCTTGATGAAGGGTGTACTATCCCTTTTATAGCTAGATATAGAAAAGATTTGACAAATAGTGCAACAGATGAAGAGTTGAGAGTTTTTGAAGAGATTTTTAACTACTCAAAAAAAATGATTGAAAGAAAAGAGGAGATAATTTCTCTTTTAAAGGAGAAAAACTTTTTAAATGAAAAAGTCTTAAAAAGTTTAGAAGAAGCCACAACCTTACAAGCATTGGAAGATATTTACGCACCTTTTAAAGAGAAAAAATCTTCAAGAACAACTTTTGCAATAGAGAATAATCTTGAAGGTTTGGCAAATATTATCCAATCAATGAAATACTCTAAAAATGAAGTTGAAGCAAAAGCAAAATCTTTTTTAAATGAAAATATAAAAACTATTGAAGAGGCAATCTCTAGTGCAAAAGATATTATCGCCCAAAGATATGCCGATGATTTCAAATCAAAAGAGATTGTTAGAAATCTTCTTTTAAACTGGGGGATTTTAGAGATAAAAGAAGCAAAAGAGTTTAAAAAAGATGGTTTATATGCTAACTTTGTTGGACAAAAAGAGAAGATAAAATATATAAAGTCCCATAGAGTTTTGGCAATTTTAAGAGCTGTAAATGAAAAAGAACTAAGTGTAAAAATTGATATTGATGAAGATAATATTTTAGAAAATATAAAAAAATATAAAATCCCTTCAAGTGCTAACTCTTCAAAAGAACTTGTCTTTGAAGCCTATAAAGATGGACTAAAAAGGCTTCTTCTTCCAAGTTTAAAAAGAGAGGTTTTAACTACACTTAAAGAGAGAGCTTCAAAAGAAGCAATTGAACTTTTTGGGAAAAATCTAAAAGAGCTTTTACAAACAGCACCTTTAGTAAATCAAACTATTTTAGGTCTTGATCCAGGTTACAAAACTGGTTGTAAGTTAGCAGTTATTGATAAAGATGGGCAATATTTAGATAGTGCTGTTATCTATCCAACTAAACCAAAAGAGGACATTGAAGGCTCTTCAAAAATAGTACAAGATTTAATAAAAAAACATAATATTACAGCAATTGCAATAGGAAATGGAACGGCTTCAAGGGAAAGTGCAGATTTTATAGGAGAGTTGATAGAAAAAAACTCTTTAGATGTAAAGTATGCAATTGTTAGTGAGATTGGAGCTAGCGTTTATTCTGCTTCAAAAATAGCAAGTTTGGAGTATCCAAATTTGGATGTTACAATAAGAGGGGCAATTTCAATAGCAAGTAGACTGCGAGATCCTATGGCAGCCCTTGTTAAAATAGATCCAAAATCTCTTGGAATTGGGCAATATCAACACGATGTAAATCAAAAAGAGTTGGCGCAAAAACTAGAAAATATAACAATAGATTTGGTAAATAAAGTAGGTGTTGATTTAAACTCTGCCTCTTTTAAACTACTCTCTTTTATCTCAGGGATTTCAGAAAAACTTGCAATTAATATTGTTGAACAAAGGGAAAAAAAAGGGAAGTTTTCAACTAAAGAGGAGCTTTTAAAAGTAAAAGGTATTGGAGAAAAAGCCTATGAACAAAGCGTTGGATTTTTACGTATAAAAGATGGGAAATCTATTTTTGATAATACCTCTATTCACCCAGAAGATTATGAGATAGCAAAAAAGATTAAAACCTTTGATATAAAAAATCCTAACACTTCAACCTTTGAAGAACTTTCTTCAAAGTTAGATATCTCAAATATAAAAGCAAAAGATATAATCACCGAGTTAAATAATCCAGGTTATGACGTAAGAGTAGAGTTTAACCAAGTAACCTTTTCAAGCTCTATTACAAAACTTGAGGATTTAAAAGAGGGAGATATCTTAAGTGGAATAGTTAGAAATATTACAGACTTTGGAGCTTTTGTTGATATTGGTTTAAAAAATGATGCCCTACTTCATATTTCACAAATAAGTGACAAAAGAGTCTCTCATCCAAGTGAAGTTCTAAGTATAAATCAAAATTTAGAGAGTATAAAAGTAATAGGTGTTGATTTAGAGAAACAGCGTATTAGTTTAAGTCTAAAAAACTAG
- a CDS encoding RidA family protein, translating to MKEIISTKKAPDAIGPYNQATSFDKLVFTSGQIALDPETMEVVSGGVKEQTTRVMENLKAVLEEAGSSFENVLKTTCFLADMGDFVAFNEVYGTYFKGETAPARSTVAVKTLPKNVLVEVEVIAYKN from the coding sequence ATGAAAGAGATAATTTCAACAAAAAAAGCGCCAGATGCAATAGGACCATATAATCAAGCAACATCTTTTGATAAGTTAGTATTTACTTCTGGTCAAATTGCCTTAGATCCAGAAACTATGGAAGTTGTATCTGGTGGAGTTAAAGAGCAAACCACAAGGGTAATGGAAAATCTAAAAGCTGTATTAGAAGAGGCTGGAAGCTCTTTTGAAAATGTACTTAAAACAACTTGTTTTTTAGCAGATATGGGTGATTTTGTTGCATTTAATGAAGTTTATGGAACATATTTTAAAGGTGAAACTGCTCCAGCTAGAAGTACGGTTGCAGTTAAAACACTTCCTAAAAATGTACTTGTGGAAGTGGAAGTAATAGCATATAAAAACTAG
- a CDS encoding NUDIX hydrolase, translating into MVENIGCFKTVLDPYNGITIDSKDLPDDKKIFEENLELLIEKTKNKRNLIWIYMDISQSQLIPSATKKGFFFHTCSEKFLLLVKKLKADAIIPTAANHTLGVGVVTINDKNEILVIKEKISVVGYKIPGGHIDDGEMISTAAKREVFEETGVEVEFESIISLGHFYPHQFHKSNLYVLCLAKPLSSKIDINDTQEIEDAKWVDVQEYLNDESVFPYSKEIVKTALEFKGLKRSNQEILTHLKKDFELFFPIKS; encoded by the coding sequence TTGGTAGAAAATATTGGATGCTTTAAAACAGTTTTAGACCCATATAATGGAATAACAATAGATTCGAAAGATTTACCAGATGATAAAAAGATATTTGAAGAAAATCTAGAATTATTGATTGAAAAAACTAAAAATAAAAGAAATCTCATTTGGATTTATATGGATATTTCCCAATCTCAGTTAATACCAAGTGCCACAAAAAAAGGTTTTTTCTTTCATACTTGTAGTGAAAAATTTTTACTTCTTGTAAAAAAACTAAAAGCTGATGCTATTATCCCAACTGCTGCAAACCATACTTTAGGTGTTGGAGTTGTAACAATAAATGATAAAAATGAAATTCTTGTAATAAAAGAGAAAATATCAGTTGTTGGATATAAAATCCCTGGGGGTCATATTGATGATGGTGAGATGATATCAACTGCAGCAAAAAGGGAAGTTTTTGAAGAAACTGGAGTTGAAGTTGAATTTGAATCTATTATCTCATTGGGACACTTTTATCCCCATCAGTTTCATAAATCAAATCTATATGTATTGTGTTTAGCAAAACCTTTAAGTAGTAAAATAGATATAAATGATACCCAAGAGATTGAAGATGCTAAATGGGTTGATGTACAAGAGTATCTAAATGATGAGAGTGTATTTCCTTACTCTAAAGAGATTGTTAAAACAGCTTTAGAATTTAAAGGTTTAAAAAGATCAAATCAAGAGATATTAACCCACTTAAAGAAAGATTTTGAGCTTTTTTTTCCAATTAAAAGTTAG
- a CDS encoding LysE/ArgO family amino acid transporter — MEFEIFLKGFIIAISLIVAIGAQNAYILKLGLLRQHVSKAVLFCVLSDIFLISLGVLGLGFFIKGEQLFINAIAIFGIVFLCFYAYTSFKSALNNQSMKIDDKIKTNPLKQVLTLLFVFTYLNPHTYLDTILLIGGIGANIESFYKIYFILGCATASTLWFVTLGYGARVLIPLFKKPLTWKILDISIGVLMLYIAYSLKDLIIL; from the coding sequence ATGGAATTTGAAATCTTTTTAAAAGGCTTCATTATTGCAATTTCTCTAATTGTTGCAATAGGGGCTCAAAATGCATATATTTTAAAACTTGGACTTTTAAGACAACATGTCTCAAAGGCAGTGCTTTTTTGTGTTTTATCTGATATTTTTCTTATTAGTTTGGGAGTTTTAGGGCTTGGTTTTTTTATAAAAGGTGAACAGCTTTTTATAAATGCAATTGCAATTTTTGGTATAGTTTTTTTGTGTTTTTATGCTTACACCTCTTTTAAATCAGCTTTAAATAATCAATCAATGAAGATTGATGATAAGATAAAAACAAACCCTTTAAAACAGGTTTTAACGCTTCTTTTTGTATTTACTTACTTAAATCCACATACTTATTTAGACACTATTCTTCTAATAGGGGGGATTGGTGCAAATATTGAAAGCTTTTATAAAATCTATTTTATATTAGGTTGTGCAACAGCTTCAACTCTTTGGTTTGTTACTTTAGGATATGGAGCAAGGGTTTTAATACCACTATTTAAAAAACCCCTTACTTGGAAAATATTAGATATCTCTATAGGAGTTTTAATGTTATATATTGCATACTCTTTAAAAGATTTAATTATTTTATAA
- a CDS encoding MarC family protein: MELFQNFLQQTITLFAIMDPIGVSAIALSLLSPNITKSQIATIAKKSTTTILIAFFVVLITGDLILKLFGIHEDSLKVMGGIILLLMAITMVRGIGSEKRSKNENNKNDEELAIIPIGIPIAFGTGLFTTIIIFKNQLSTSVEIFSLIVSFCINALLFYLVLKNSIYIKKYLGVTGQNIITKLMGLIVGALSVQFIISGIVNLTKSYL, encoded by the coding sequence TTGGAACTTTTTCAAAACTTTCTACAGCAAACAATAACTCTTTTTGCTATTATGGACCCAATAGGAGTTAGTGCAATTGCACTATCTCTTTTAAGTCCAAATATCACTAAATCTCAAATTGCAACTATTGCTAAAAAGAGTACAACAACAATCTTAATAGCTTTTTTTGTTGTTCTAATAACAGGTGATTTAATATTAAAACTTTTTGGTATTCATGAAGATTCTTTAAAAGTTATGGGTGGAATTATTCTTCTTCTTATGGCAATAACAATGGTTAGAGGAATAGGAAGTGAAAAAAGAAGCAAAAATGAGAATAATAAAAATGATGAAGAGTTGGCAATTATTCCAATAGGGATTCCAATTGCTTTTGGAACAGGACTTTTTACTACAATTATCATTTTTAAAAATCAGCTCTCAACAAGTGTTGAGATATTCTCTTTGATAGTATCTTTTTGTATAAATGCACTTCTTTTTTATCTGGTCCTAAAAAACTCAATTTACATAAAAAAATATTTAGGTGTTACAGGACAAAATATTATTACAAAACTTATGGGGCTTATTGTTGGTGCTTTATCGGTACAATTTATAATCTCAGGAATAGTAAATTTAACTAAAAGTTATCTCTAA
- a CDS encoding amino acid ABC transporter permease produces MARKESLAQNRKLGHLIALTFYLLVGYFFYSAASNMNYVWKWNSVPKYFAYHEITTIEAPINGKLLFENDKYYVDGDEKVELKKLDSSFSFDYKVGEKVYEGDYIATKDNLRAGPVLNGLSTTLKISFFAAILTFFIGIIVAFMKLSSYQFLKDIATVYITIVRGTPLLVQIFLFYFIIANIFELDRFVAGVLSLGIFFGAYMAEILRGAIQSIDKGQQEAASSLGITRFQSMRYIILPQAFKRALPTLVGEMIALVKDSSLVSVISITDLTKVGKEIVANTFSPFETWIVVALLYLTITSTLSFIGHRIEKRMAAKGGMS; encoded by the coding sequence ATGGCTAGAAAAGAATCTTTAGCACAAAACAGAAAGTTAGGGCATCTTATTGCTCTAACTTTTTACCTGTTAGTTGGGTATTTCTTCTACTCTGCTGCTTCAAATATGAATTATGTTTGGAAGTGGAATTCAGTTCCTAAATATTTTGCATATCATGAAATAACAACAATTGAAGCACCTATAAATGGAAAACTACTGTTTGAAAATGATAAATACTATGTTGATGGTGATGAAAAAGTCGAACTTAAAAAATTAGATAGTAGTTTTTCATTTGATTATAAAGTTGGAGAAAAAGTATACGAAGGTGATTATATTGCAACAAAAGATAATCTAAGAGCAGGACCAGTTCTAAATGGACTTTCGACAACACTTAAAATCTCTTTTTTTGCTGCTATATTAACCTTTTTTATAGGTATTATTGTAGCTTTTATGAAACTCTCTTCTTACCAATTCTTAAAAGATATTGCAACTGTTTATATTACAATAGTAAGGGGAACTCCACTTCTTGTTCAAATTTTCCTATTCTATTTTATTATTGCAAATATTTTTGAATTGGACAGATTTGTAGCTGGTGTTCTCTCTCTTGGAATTTTCTTTGGTGCTTATATGGCAGAGATTTTAAGAGGAGCAATCCAATCTATAGACAAGGGTCAACAAGAGGCGGCTTCATCTTTAGGTATTACAAGATTTCAATCTATGAGATATATTATTTTGCCACAAGCTTTTAAAAGAGCTCTTCCAACACTTGTTGGAGAGATGATTGCTTTGGTAAAAGATTCATCTTTAGTTTCAGTGATTTCTATTACAGATTTAACAAAAGTTGGTAAAGAGATTGTTGCAAATACCTTTTCTCCTTTTGAGACTTGGATAGTTGTGGCACTTTTATATTTAACAATTACTTCAACTCTAAGTTTTATTGGGCATAGAATTGAAAAAAGAATGGCAGCAAAAGGTGGAATGAGTTAA
- a CDS encoding transporter substrate-binding domain-containing protein — protein MKKLVLAFIVLFTSTLFADDINLWKKSTLNQILERGELQVCMEPGYMPFEMKDKKGRIIGYDVDFAKQMAKDMGVKLKLLPTAWDGIIAALVTGKCDIIMSGMTITQERNLKINFANPYIVVGQTMMMKKSLEGKIKTAKDLDKPEYTIVTKLGVTGEVAARKFFKNAKIITFESEADAASEVLNGKADAMIYDQPYNVLFMSDKGKGKLIHLDAPLTYEPLGWAVRKGDPDFLNWLNNFLSQMQEDKVVGFSDELYKKWLVDTDWLQRVQ, from the coding sequence ATGAAAAAATTAGTTTTAGCGTTTATCGTGTTGTTTACATCAACTCTTTTTGCAGATGATATAAACTTGTGGAAAAAATCTACTCTTAATCAGATTTTAGAGAGAGGTGAACTACAAGTTTGTATGGAACCAGGATATATGCCTTTTGAGATGAAAGATAAAAAAGGAAGAATTATTGGTTATGATGTTGACTTTGCTAAACAAATGGCAAAAGATATGGGAGTTAAGCTAAAACTTCTTCCAACTGCATGGGATGGAATTATTGCAGCATTAGTTACTGGTAAATGTGATATTATCATGTCTGGTATGACAATTACTCAAGAAAGAAACTTAAAAATCAACTTTGCTAACCCATATATTGTTGTAGGTCAAACAATGATGATGAAAAAATCTTTAGAGGGTAAAATTAAAACTGCAAAAGATTTAGATAAACCTGAATATACAATTGTAACAAAACTTGGAGTAACTGGTGAAGTTGCTGCTAGAAAATTTTTCAAAAATGCAAAAATTATAACATTTGAATCTGAAGCGGATGCAGCTTCTGAAGTATTAAACGGTAAAGCAGATGCTATGATTTATGATCAACCTTATAACGTACTATTTATGTCTGACAAAGGGAAAGGTAAACTTATCCATTTAGATGCGCCACTTACTTATGAGCCATTAGGATGGGCTGTTAGAAAAGGTGATCCAGATTTCTTAAACTGGTTAAATAACTTCTTAAGTCAAATGCAAGAGGATAAAGTTGTTGGTTTCTCTGATGAACTTTACAAAAAATGGTTAGTTGATACTGACTGGTTACAAAGAGTTCAATAA
- a CDS encoding transporter substrate-binding domain-containing protein — protein sequence MIKKLFLLFTLLVSVNILFADDINVWKKSTLNQILERGELRVGLEPGYMPFEMKDKKGRVIGYDVDLAKEMAKAMGVQLKIIPTAFDGIIAGLLTNKFDVIIAGMTITQQRNLKINFSEPYLVVGQTVLLNKNYKDEIKEAKDLDNAKYTITAKLGQTGEIVARKFFKNAQINTFDTEAEAVAEVLNKKAVAFINDQPYNAMFMDAKGKDKLIHMDKPLTYEPLAFAIKKGDPDFLNWLNNFLRQVKEDKVQDTYQRLYDKWFIDTSWLEKVQ from the coding sequence ATGATTAAAAAGCTATTTTTACTATTTACATTACTTGTTAGTGTAAATATTTTATTTGCAGATGATATAAATGTTTGGAAAAAGTCTACACTTAACCAAATATTGGAAAGAGGCGAGTTAAGAGTTGGTTTAGAACCAGGTTACATGCCTTTTGAAATGAAAGATAAAAAAGGAAGAGTTATTGGTTATGATGTTGATCTTGCAAAAGAGATGGCAAAAGCAATGGGAGTTCAACTTAAAATAATCCCAACAGCTTTTGATGGAATTATTGCAGGACTATTAACAAATAAATTTGATGTGATTATTGCAGGAATGACAATAACTCAACAAAGAAATTTGAAAATCAATTTTTCAGAGCCATATTTAGTTGTAGGTCAAACAGTTCTTTTAAACAAAAACTATAAAGATGAGATAAAAGAGGCAAAAGATCTTGATAATGCAAAGTATACAATTACTGCAAAATTAGGTCAAACAGGAGAGATAGTTGCAAGGAAGTTCTTTAAAAATGCACAGATAAATACCTTTGATACTGAAGCAGAAGCTGTTGCTGAAGTTTTAAATAAAAAGGCAGTTGCTTTTATAAATGATCAACCTTATAATGCAATGTTTATGGATGCAAAAGGGAAAGATAAACTTATTCATATGGATAAACCTTTAACATATGAACCTTTAGCTTTTGCAATAAAAAAGGGAGACCCTGATTTCTTAAACTGGCTAAATAACTTTTTAAGACAAGTTAAAGAGGATAAAGTTCAAGATACATATCAAAGACTTTATGATAAATGGTTTATAGATACATCTTGGTTAGAAAAAGTACAATAA
- a CDS encoding amino acid ABC transporter ATP-binding protein — MINMNKIDKFYDDFHVLKGINFYVKRGEIVVVCGPSGSGKSTLIRCINGLEDIDSGTIIVDGIDINESRKSLQAIRGEVGMVFQHFNLFPHLTILENITLAPGLVKKVKKEEAKKIAMELLKKVKLENKANAYPADLSGGQKQRVAIARSLAMKPKVILFDEPTSALDPETIGDVLSVMKDLAHEKYTIVCVTHEMGFAKEVGDRIVFMDHGVIVEENSPEEFFANPKSQRAKNFLKEILTH, encoded by the coding sequence ATTATTAATATGAACAAAATTGATAAATTTTATGACGATTTTCACGTTTTAAAAGGTATTAATTTTTATGTAAAAAGAGGTGAAATTGTAGTTGTCTGTGGTCCTTCAGGCTCAGGGAAATCAACACTAATTAGATGTATCAATGGTTTAGAAGATATTGATTCTGGAACAATTATTGTTGATGGAATAGATATTAATGAGAGTAGAAAGAGTCTTCAAGCAATTAGAGGTGAAGTTGGAATGGTATTTCAACACTTCAATCTTTTCCCACATCTTACAATATTAGAAAATATCACATTAGCTCCTGGCTTAGTTAAAAAGGTTAAAAAAGAGGAAGCTAAAAAAATTGCAATGGAACTTCTTAAAAAAGTTAAATTGGAAAACAAAGCAAACGCTTATCCAGCCGATTTAAGTGGTGGACAAAAACAGAGAGTTGCTATTGCAAGAAGTTTAGCTATGAAACCAAAGGTAATCCTTTTTGATGAACCTACATCAGCCCTAGATCCTGAAACTATTGGAGATGTATTATCTGTAATGAAAGACTTAGCACATGAAAAATATACTATTGTTTGTGTAACTCACGAGATGGGTTTTGCTAAAGAAGTTGGTGACAGAATTGTATTTATGGACCATGGTGTAATCGTTGAAGAGAATTCACCAGAAGAGTTCTTTGCAAATCCAAAGAGCCAAAGAGCTAAAAACTTCTTAAAAGAGATTTTAACACATTAG
- a CDS encoding DMT family transporter: MNRKKLLEFRADFLLLTVAIAWGVTFLMVQEAINTVPVYAFLFYRFLFATILMAIIAYKFYDKINKQTIFYGFILGSFLFFAFATQTFGLSHTKSSIVAFITGLNVILVPFFAYVIFKDHVRRMVFIGSIIAVVGLYLLTMSGELTIGYGEFLSLICSALFALQILFTDKYSKRVNVFMLVLFQFLTVTIYSLIFSLSLDDVTFNISINNSFLKAVIVTSIFATVYAFLIQTYMQQFTTPTKTAIIFAMEPVSAGVYGYFVGNEILTSIQVFGATLIIIAVLLAEIKLKKE; encoded by the coding sequence GTGAATAGAAAAAAATTACTTGAATTTAGGGCAGATTTTCTACTTTTGACAGTTGCTATTGCTTGGGGTGTTACTTTTTTAATGGTTCAAGAAGCCATCAATACAGTTCCAGTCTATGCTTTTTTATTTTATAGGTTTTTATTCGCAACTATTTTAATGGCAATAATTGCTTACAAGTTTTATGACAAAATCAATAAACAAACCATCTTTTATGGTTTTATCCTTGGAAGTTTTCTCTTTTTTGCTTTTGCAACACAAACTTTTGGACTTTCTCATACAAAAAGTTCTATTGTTGCATTTATAACAGGACTAAATGTAATCTTAGTTCCTTTTTTTGCTTATGTAATATTTAAAGATCATGTAAGAAGAATGGTGTTTATAGGTTCGATTATTGCTGTTGTAGGATTATATTTATTAACAATGAGTGGAGAGTTAACCATAGGTTATGGTGAATTTTTATCACTAATTTGTTCTGCACTATTTGCACTACAAATCCTTTTTACAGATAAATACTCAAAAAGAGTAAATGTTTTTATGCTTGTGCTTTTTCAATTTCTAACTGTAACAATCTATTCACTGATTTTCTCTTTGAGTTTAGATGATGTTACATTTAATATCTCAATAAACAACTCATTTTTGAAAGCTGTAATTGTAACTTCAATTTTTGCCACTGTTTATGCCTTTTTAATTCAAACTTATATGCAACAATTTACAACCCCAACAAAAACAGCAATTATTTTTGCAATGGAACCTGTAAGTGCAGGAGTTTATGGCTATTTTGTAGGGAATGAAATATTAACTTCTATACAAGTTTTTGGTGCTACTTTAATTATAATTGCAGTATTACTTGCTGAAATAAAACTAAAAAAAGAGTAA
- a CDS encoding iron-containing alcohol dehydrogenase translates to MARFTLPRDIYHGAGSLEELKNLKGKKAILIVGGNSMKKFGFLDKAISYLKEANLEVQTIEGIEPDPGVDTVMDGAKKMLEFEPDIIVSMGGGSAIDAAKAMWIFYEYPDFTFKEAVIPFNLPTLRQKAIFVAIPSTSGTATEVTAFSVITDYKEKIKYPMADFNITPDIAIVDPNIAKTMPQKLVAHTGMDALTHATEAYVAALHSNFSDPLAIKSLQMIKDTLIDSYNGDEKAKELMHEAQCLAGMAFTNALLGITHSMAHKVGAVFGIPHGCANAIFLPYVISYNRKACEDRYADIAKSLKLEGETSKELVDSYIDFIDGLNDKLNIPHSMKEYGIDEKEFEEHLDFIAHNAVLDACTGSNPRKIDDATMRELFICTFTGKKVDF, encoded by the coding sequence ATGGCTCGTTTTACATTACCAAGAGATATTTATCATGGTGCAGGTTCTTTAGAAGAATTAAAAAATTTAAAAGGTAAAAAAGCAATCTTAATTGTTGGTGGAAATTCAATGAAAAAATTTGGTTTTTTAGATAAAGCAATCTCTTATCTAAAAGAGGCAAATTTAGAAGTTCAAACTATTGAGGGTATTGAACCAGACCCTGGAGTAGATACAGTTATGGATGGTGCAAAAAAAATGCTTGAATTTGAACCAGATATTATAGTATCAATGGGAGGAGGTTCAGCTATTGATGCTGCAAAAGCAATGTGGATTTTTTATGAATATCCAGATTTTACTTTTAAAGAAGCAGTTATCCCTTTTAATCTGCCAACTTTAAGACAAAAAGCTATATTTGTTGCTATCCCTTCTACAAGTGGTACAGCAACGGAAGTTACAGCTTTTTCAGTTATTACAGATTATAAAGAAAAAATTAAATATCCTATGGCAGATTTTAATATCACTCCTGATATTGCAATAGTTGATCCAAATATAGCAAAAACAATGCCTCAAAAATTAGTTGCTCATACGGGAATGGATGCTTTAACCCATGCAACAGAAGCATATGTTGCTGCACTTCATAGTAATTTTTCAGATCCTTTAGCTATAAAATCACTTCAAATGATAAAAGATACATTAATTGATTCTTATAATGGTGATGAAAAAGCAAAAGAGTTGATGCATGAAGCACAATGTTTAGCAGGTATGGCATTTACCAATGCTTTACTTGGAATTACACACTCAATGGCACATAAAGTTGGTGCAGTTTTTGGTATTCCTCATGGTTGTGCGAATGCAATATTTTTACCTTATGTTATCTCTTATAACAGAAAAGCTTGTGAAGATAGATATGCTGATATTGCAAAATCTTTAAAATTGGAAGGTGAAACTTCAAAAGAATTAGTTGATTCTTATATTGATTTTATTGATGGATTGAATGATAAATTAAATATTCCACATTCAATGAAAGAGTATGGAATAGATGAAAAGGAATTTGAAGAACATTTAGATTTTATTGCACATAATGCAGTGCTTGATGCTTGTACGGGATCAAATCCAAGAAAAATAGATGATGCAACAATGAGAGAGTTATTTATTTGCACCTTTACAGGTAAAAAAGTAGATTTTTAA